In the genome of Oncorhynchus nerka isolate Pitt River linkage group LG27, Oner_Uvic_2.0, whole genome shotgun sequence, the window GTTCTGCTGCTTGGCGCTGTCATCTTTCTTGGCGGCCTTCCCGGGGAACACCTGGCCTTCCACGGTGACCTCGGCGCAGCGCTCCTGGGCCACCAGGAAGTCCTTGACCTCCCACGCGAAGCTGCCATCTCGCAGCATGAAGATGACCCGGTTGGAGCCCACCACGAACCTACAGtacaaggggagaggagggacaacatgGGACATTAGCCAAAGTCTAAAGTCTGGGAATAAAGAAACCTGCAAAAactacatttattttttacaataatGAACTAATGTACTGTCAACATTTTGTTTGGTTACGTAGAGTATTAGTGTACTTTGTTCAGGGTTGCAAACTTTACGGGGAATATCCATGGGAAGTTTGCTTAAATTCAGCAAAAatgttagcttataacagtgaaccttttttgtgggatacacaaggcaattctaggttgtgtggcatattttggttaaaatatccccaattcaatggaattgcaaccctctgcatgcacagtgcattctcccatcacatgtacagctgattctcaagatcttgcaaaCTAATgacatgctattgagcccacactactagaCTGTCTGACCCAAGGACTACAGTTGAaatcggatgtttacatacaccttagtttaaatgtatttggctcagtttcacaattcctggcatttaatccAAGTAATAATTCCccgtcttaagtcagttaggatcaccactttattttaagaatgtgaaatgtctgaataatagtagagaattatttagttcagctttaatttctttcatcacattcccagtgggtcagaagtttacatacactcaattagtatttggtagcattgccttgcttgcacacgctttttcagttctgcccacaaattttctataggattgaggtcagggctttgtgatggccactctaataccttgactttaatgtccttaagccattttgtaacaactttggaagtatgcttggggtcattgtccatttggaagacccatttgcgaccaagctttaacatcctgactgatgtcttgagatgttgcttcaatatatccacataatattccgTGATATAAAatattctatttttgtttcatcagacaagaggacatttctccaaaaagtacgatctttgtccccatgtgaagttgcaaaccgtagtctggctcccaaggatgaaccagacttgtggaggtctacaatttttttctgagatcttggctgatttcttttgattttcccatgatgtcaagcaaagaggcactgagtttgaaggtaggccaacTTTGAAGGtaggtcaacttagtgtatgtaaacttctaactcactggaattgtgatacagtgaattataaatgatctgtctgtaaacaattgtttgaaaaatgacttgtgtcatgcacaaagcagatgtcttaactgacttgccaaaactatagtttgttaacaagaaatgtgtggagtggttcaaaaatgagttttaatgactccaacctaaatgtatggaaacttctgacttcaactgtacatgttttCTGGTAAGTTGATTACATtgctgggtggggtgaatatattttatatgacaaacATGagtttttgttaactagtaaatagtagcctacagcaaagtgttgaaatcatttctaacttgttaacaatttctgctagttaatttttgctaccatgtgggttttaacttgcttgagcctgctaacagAGTGTTAATTCACCCGTTTCCAtacatttcatttaaaaaaatgtatcttacaaaaggagttgtttaatctaactgcttaactatttatctgtacatggaattgtatttgttttttttttactcattttttttctaatctttacaggaaaatgccacgggcaccatctgatgtgtggagacatttcactgcagctccCGATTAAACTAATCAAttgattagtttaatcaggtGTGATGGCACTAAACTGGGACGAAACTAGCAGTCAATGATGGCAGTCTCTCCAGGAGCAGAACTAAGGCTCATCTATTTTTAACATTAGAGCCTACCTCTGGATGTCAAAATGGACTATTTGGTTGTAAACTAGCACACCTGATTTAATTAGTCGTCAATGGCTTGTTGATTAGTTGACCATTAGAATCATGCCAGGGGCCTAGAGGTGGACAGGAGGGCACCAGGCATATCAGTATAGCCTTTCCCACTGtggaaggaagaagaagaagcagcagcagcTTCATGAACTGCTATGAAGCACAGCCAGGTGAGAGGATTAGCCTTCCACACATGGTGACTTGATGGAACCAACCAGACTCGGAGCGACGCGCAGTGATGGCAGCGAGTGTTGAGGATGCAGCGATGAAGGAAATGGAGAGAAGGTTGGAGAAGCTACAGATGCACTAGAATGTGATCAATATGGGTGATCGTTCTGATGATATGGAGCGGGAGGATGAGGTTCAAGGACCTGAATGGTCTGTAGTGGAAAGTAATAGGAAAAAGAGACCAGGCTACTGAAAGCAGTGGTGCTTCCAGTGCAGAGAGCATGAAGAGGGTGGGAACAAGAGTAATGATGTGTCGAAGTGGAAAGTTGTGGTGGTGTTTGATGTGACACCCTATCCCATTAATCAATGCCGTAAAGAAAGAGGTGAAGTCAAACTAGTCCGATTCATTGGAAATGATAAGACTGCTAACATTCTATGCAAGCCATGCTTAGCAGGGGAACATTCTGATAATGGAAACTCTCCATTGGaagtttccatggctgagcagccacacacaattccaagcgttggctggagtggtgtaaagcttgacggcattggactctggagcagtggacacgtgttctctggagtgatgaatcacgcttcaccatctggcagtccgacagacgaatctgggtttggcggatgccaggagaaggcTACCtgaccgaatgcatagtgccaactgtaaagtttggtggaggaagaatggtctggggctgtttttcatggttcgggctaggccccttagttccagggaactcttaacgctatagcatacaatgacattctagacaattctgtgcttccaactttgtggcaacagtttggggaaggccctttgctgtttcagcatgacaatacccccatGCATAAAGCcaggtccatatagaaatggtttgtcgaaatcggtgtggaagaatttgactgacctgcacagagccatTTTGAGAACATTttatacaaaaaaatgtaatatatatatatatattttgtaaaaATAAACAGAGATAGGGCTGGACAATATGGCCTAAAAATCCTACTGTGCTGTGTCAAAGGACACTGATAGTAAATCATACTGACTTCATAGCTTCCATTGGAAAGGTTATCACCACGACTCAGATTGTGGAAAGCAGAAATGCCAGGTTGAAGATTATTGTGGATATGACAACAGAGCTAACGTGGGTAACAGATGTTAGTCAACATGATTTTTGAAATGCTAAATAATCCTAAAGATAGATTATGTCAGCATGACAGAGAAAGTTTGAAGAGCTTGGGAGGGTTTGTTATAAGTTAGTAGGGATTTATTTGTTTACATATAAAAACAATCTTAGTAGTACAGACTTAGGCCAACTGTGAAATAGCGCCCACTCCAGCACAGCAGGTTTGCAGGCCATTATACAATAAGAAAGGTTTGAGAAATGCTGCATTAGACTAAAGTATAGGCCTACCTCTGAATGTCAAAATTGGCATTGAAGAGGCTGCTCTGCCACAGACTGGTCACCTCCTCAGTTTCCTTCTCCGTAGGCTCTCCCTCCACCGTGGCAAACACCATCAGAGTTTTCCCCTTCTTCGACATCTTCAGCAGCTCCTCAGGCTTGGAAGCATCCACCTTGGAAAAGTCGATAGGCGGGGGGGACCGCCTGTGCTCAGGGAGGTCGCCCTCCTCGATGTCATCGTCTTTCTGAAAGAAGTGGGGAGGAAGAGATATGACTGAGTTCTAGCTATTACACAATGAATGATATCACTGACTACAAGTACTTCAGTAATGCAACAGCAAAGCTATTCATTCAAATAGGAACAGAATAGTAAATTGGCTATCCTATTTAACTAGTTAGCTAGATAGACAAAGAAAGTTTAGTGTGGagagcattgcttgctgtttggggttttaggctgggtttctgtatagcactgtgacatctgctgatacATTCGATTGATGGATGAATACCCAGCTGCAAAGAATATATCACGTGAAACAGGATGAGTtcctggttagctagctagctcactcaTTAACCaacataacgttagctaacttAGCAGGTCAAGGTTTGCTAGTTACGTTATATAATACAATTGACTATAGCTATGATGCTGCATTACAGCTATACCTTATCAGGAAGGATCAATAG includes:
- the mesd gene encoding LRP chaperone MESD encodes the protein MAADFRWGCAVLLLCTYLICILATDGQNNKPKKKKDIRDYNDADMARLLEEWEKDDDIEEGDLPEHRRSPPPIDFSKVDASKPEELLKMSKKGKTLMVFATVEGEPTEKETEEVTSLWQSSLFNANFDIQRFVVGSNRVIFMLRDGSFAWEVKDFLVAQERCAEVTVEGQVFPGKAAKKDDSAKQQNEVNTKKKGKKKSEGKKPDLDGNRASKDKVEL